The following coding sequences are from one Cercospora beticola chromosome 4, complete sequence window:
- the SIT2 gene encoding Siderochrome iron transporter 2, with the protein MAVLEQIRGRQTEQHTAEAFAVTDHVGGKSPVETSHSKDENSDSDALSLEAQNDKEVQQHPDQVTADAPEGIQKAEAAALVWTKPVLYATFAWIWVCFFMLALQSSIMSVASVNAYANFSTAPAYTTAQILATIIGGVLKLPIAKLLNIWGRTEAYLVFFGVYLLGILIIASSDGVNSYAAGYVLYWIGYDAVYLILDIFVADTTGLRNRAFAWGFVSTPFICTAFTGPLAGQAFLDTTTWRWAIGAFCIIQPVVFLPLAIVFKFYQRKAEKMGLLKRESSGRTAMQSFMHYFHEFDIVGCVLLMLAFVLFLLPFSLQSYGRASFTSATFIAMVVIGVCLFPVFYVWERYFARVHFVRWELIREPTVLGACVLAAVLYFSFYSWDLQFYNYVKVTYALTVRDAGYMAQIYNVGSCFWSPVFGAWVYYSKRFKNACLFFGLPLMFLGSGLMVHFRGGDYGIGYVVMCQIFIAVAGGTLVIGEDMAVMTAADREGVPMMLSIIYLASNIGGSIGTAVSTAIYGNTFTEALSRALPANLQDQVQKIYLGGYLLQETYNPGTVERTAINYAWGQVQYYSCISAVSVLVLAIPAIAIWKNYRVDKQQNKGVMI; encoded by the exons ATGGCTGTCCTCGAACAGATCCGCGGTCGCCAGACTGAGCAGCACACTGCGGAGGCCTTTGCAGTCACTGACCATGTTGGCGGAAAGTCGCCTGTCGAAACATCTCACTCCAAGGATGAAAACTCGGACAGCGACGCGTTGAGTCTCGAAGCTCAGAACGACAAGGAGGTTCAGCAACACCCAGATCAAGTCACTGCCGATGCCCCCGAAGGTATTCAGAAGGCAGAAGCTGCCGCCCTTGTCTGGACCAAGCCCGTGCTCTATGCTACCTTTGCATG GATCTGGGTCTGCTTCTTCATGCTGGCCCTCCAGTCGTCAATCATGTCCGTGGCCTCCGTCAACGCATACGCCAACTTCAGCACCGCTCCCGCCTACACCACCGCTCAGATCCTCGCAACCATTATTGGCGGAGTGCTGAAGCTGCCAATTGCAAAGCTGCTCAACATCTGGGGCCGTACTGAAGCctacctcgtcttcttcggcgtctACCTGCTCGgcattctcatcatcgcATCTAGCGATGGTGTCAACAGCTATGCCGCCGGTTATGTCCTGTACTGGATCGGTTACGATGCCGTCTACCTCATCCTCGATATTTTCGTGGCTGATACCACCGGCCTCCGCAACCGAGCATTCGCATGGGGTTTTGTGTCGACGCCATTCATCTGCACTGCCTTCACTGGACCCCTTGCAGGTCAGGCGTTCTTGGACACTACCACTTGGAGATGGGCGATTGGTGCATTCTGTATCATTCAGCCTGTCGTCTTCCTTCCATTGGCCATTGTATTCAAGTTCTACCAGCGCAAAGCTGAGAAGATGGGTCTGCTGAAGAGGGAGAGCTCTGGTCGCACTGCGATGCAGTCGTTCATGCACTACTTCCACGAGTTTGATA TCGTCGGCTGCGTCCTACTCATGCTGGCATTCGTCCTCTTCCTACTCCCATTCTCCCTCCAGTCCTACGGCCGAGCCTCAttcacctccgccacctTCATCGCCATGGTCGTAATCGGCGTCTGCCTCTTCCCAGTCTTCTACGTCTGGGAACGCTACTTCGCTCGCGTCCACTTCGTCCGCTGGGAGCTCATCCGCGAACCTACCGTTCTCGGAGCCTGCGTCCTCGCCGCCGTCCTCTACTTCAGCTTCTACTCCTGGGACCTCCAATTCTACAACTACGTCAAAGTCACCTACGCCCTCACCGTCCGAGATGCAGGCTACATGGCACAAATCTATAACGTAGGTTCGTGCTTCTGGTCTCCTGTCTTTGGTGCTTGGGTTTACTACTCGAAGCGCTTCAAGAATGCttgtctcttcttcggtTTGCCACTCATGTTCCTCGGATCTGGTCTCATGGTTCATTTCCGTGGAGGCGACTATGGTATCGGATACGTCGTGATGTGCCAGATCTTCATCGCCGTCGCTGGAGGAACTCTCGTCATTGGCGAAGACATGGCTGTCATGACCGCTGCTGACCGCGAAGGTGTGCCAATGATGTTATCTATCATCTACCTCGCTTCCAACATTGGTGGCTCAATCGGTACTGCTGTCTCCACTGCCATCTACGGCAATACTTTCACTGAAGCGCTTTCGCGAGCTTTGCCTGCCAATCTTCAAGACCAGGTTCAGAAGATTTATCTTGGAGGTTATCTACTCCAGGAGACTTACAACCCGGGCACTGTTGAGCGCACCGCGATCAATTATGCTTGGGGACAAGTGCAGTATTACAGCTGTATTTCTGCTGTGTCGGTTCTCGTTCTTGCAATTCCGGCGATTGC
- a CDS encoding uncharacterized protein (BUSCO:EOG09264PMA): MSSHNSQKEAKKALRSDIKSRLSQLSTQDLTAQSEKAQNIILNSSQYQNARRVGIYLSMPQSEAQTDILIRDALSSSQAKKVCVPYIYSVKNDDATSKKRTTKVMDMLQLETIEEYAGLEKDGWGIPKLSDQGIEQRENAMGWKGLSSMDADGSRVENEGDAAREAGLDLIVVPAVAFDRELNRLGHGAGFYDKFLTRNFGDGKSKKPYLFGLCLAEQIVPEGKLVMEPWDWRVDAVAVGDGTLLTSDDIQ, encoded by the exons ATGTCCTCCCACAACTCCCAAAAAGAAGCCAAAAAAGCCCTCCGATCAGATATAAAATCCCGACTCTCCCAACTCTCTACACAAGACCTCACTGCACAATCCGAAAAAGCTCAAAACATTATTCTAAACTCGTCACAATACCAAAATGCTCGACGAGTTGGGATATACCTCTCTATGCCGCAAAGTGAAGCACAGACGGATATATTGATTCGGGACGCGCTTTCATCATCGCAAGCCAAGAAAGTCTGCGTGCCTTATATTTATTCGGTCAAGAATGATGATGCCACATCAAAGAAACGGACGACGAAGGTCATGGATATGTTGCAACTGGAGACGATAGAAGAGTATGCTGGACTGGAGAAGGATGGGTGGGGCATCCCGAAGTTGTCTGATCAGGGGATTGAGCAGAGGGAGAATGCGATGGGATGGAAGGGGTTGTCGTCGATGGACGCTGATGGAAGTCGAGTAGAGAATGAAGGTGATGCAGCGAGAGAAGCTGGTCTGGACCTGATCGTCGTGCCTGCTGTGGCTTTTGATCGAGAACTGAACAGACTCGGTCACGGCGCAGGATTCTACGACAAATTCCTCACGCGGAATTTTGGCGAtgggaagagcaagaagccgTATCTCT TCGGACTCTGTCTGGCAGAGCAGATTGTGCCTGAGGGAAAACTCGTCATGGAACCTTGGGATTGGAGAGTGGACGCCGTGGCCGTGGGCGATGGCACATTGCTGACTTCAGATGATATCCAATGA
- a CDS encoding uncharacterized protein (BUSCO:EOG09265NHW), translating to MGDRRGGGQRKVLLPPINFIFKLLQQHSTVQIWLYEQLGIRIEGKIRGFDEFMNLVIDDAVEVKQPAKGATDTEEKPGDRRELGQILLKGDNVCLIQSLS from the exons ATGGGCGATCGCAGAGGCGGCGGACAGCGAAAGGTCCTCCTTCCTCCAATCAACTTTATCTTCAAGCTCTTGCAGCAACACAGCACAGTTCAGATCTGGCTTTACGAGCAGCTGGGCATTCGAATTGAGGGCAAAATCCGAGGGTTCGATGAGTTCATGAACTTGGTGATTGATGATGCAGTGGAGGTGAAGCAGCCTGCCAAGGGAGCCACAGACACAGAGGAGAAGCCAGGAGACAGGCGAGAACTGG GTCAAATATTGCTCAAGGGCGACAACGTGTGCTTGATCCAGAGTTTATCGTGA